CAGGTTACATTCTCCTTTGTTCAGCCTGTCCACATGCCCGTTTTTCAGGTTTTTCTGAAAACGGTTTATCTTTTCTTCATGCTCCAGTATATTTTTTGCGCCGGATATATCGCTGCCGGCAAGAAGCTGTCCTGTTTCTGTCATCATGCTGTTTAATTCAGCCCACATAAGATCTAACTCTAAGACAGCTTCCGCGGTTAGAGGAAGCTTCTCTTCAATTTTCCTTTCGGCAAGTTCAGTAATATTTTCTGAGTGATCTCCGATTCTTTCTATATCATTGACATTGTGGATCAGCACCGGCAGCTGGCTGTTTTCATCCTCGGACAGGGTCTTACCGGAAAGTTCGACAATATACTGTGTTATCTCCGATTGCAGATTGTCGACGGCATCTTCCAGTTTCGCTACTTTTTTTATATTGTTTACTTCGTTGTTTATAAAACTTTCAAAGGCCAATGAAACTGATTCTGCAGCCAAGCTAAGCATATAGCCCGTTTCTTTTTTTATCATATCCAGCGCTATCCCCGGTGTTGCGAGAATATGTTTTTCAAGATACTGAGTCCCTATATCCACAGTCCCTTCTTTTTTCGGAACCATAAGGATACTTATTTTTTCAAGCCAGCCGACCATTGGCAGAAATACTATGGTGTTTACGATATTAAACAAGCTATGGGCCACCGCAATGTAGAACATTATGCTTTTTGACGATATTTCACCGGGGATAATTAAATATACCGCTTTCTCGTAGAGGCCTGTGTACAGGAAAAACATCATGTAAGCAGTTCCTAATACATTAAACAAAGTATGGGCCATCGCGGTTCTCTTTGCCGCTATATTTGTATTCAGCGCGGCCAGCTGAGCGGTTATTGTCGTTCCCACATTATCACCGAGTACAATTGCTATTGCCGCCGGAAAACCTAAGACCCCGTTAAAAGCCAGCACCTGAACAATGGCTATTGTCGCGCTCGAGCTTTGCAACAGAACTGTAAAAATGATTCCGGTCAAGACACCCAATATAGGGCTCTGGCCTAATGTGGCGAATATATTTATTATGTAAGAGCTGTTCTTTAAAGGTACAAAAGCATCTTTCATGAAAGAAAGTCCTGTGAACAGCAGGCCAAAACCAAGTATGACTTGTCCGAAAGATCTCGCCTTTCTGGTTTTGCCGAATTTCATCAGCATAAAACCTATTCCTATTGCCGGCAGTGAGTAGTTGGTAACTTTAAATATTGACATTGAGGATACCAGCCATGCGGTGAAGGTGGTTCCGATATTGGCGCCCATAACAACGGTTATTGCCTGGCTTAGGGAGAGAAGCCCGGCGTTAACGAAACCTACCGTCATAACTGTCGTTGCGCTGGAAGACTGAATCAAGCAGGTTACGATTGCCCCGACGAAAACCCCCATCGCCGGAACTTTCGTTGCGCTGTGTAAGAATGCTTTAAGTTTTTCCCCGGAAACCTTTTTAAGGCCGTCCGACATCAGTTCCATACCGAAAAAGAAAAACCCAAGGCCTCCCATCAGCATAAACAGCGTTTCCGTGGTCATAGCGGGATTGTATCAAATGTTTGTTTAATTCAAAACACGCTGCGGCGGTGAAGATTTTTTTGGAATGTGTTTTGCCGGAGGTGGGATTTGAACCCACACAAGCTAGTGCTCACTGCGCCCTGAACGCAGCGCGTCTGCCAGTTCCGCCACTCCGGCTGTATTTGCTATAATAATCTAATATGGAAGCGAAGTCAATAAAGATAAGAAACAGAAAGGCACATTTTAATTATCAGATCCTTGACAAATACGAGGCTGGAATAGAGCTGAAAGGCTGTGAAGTTAAATCCGTGCGTATGGGAAATGTAAGCCTTGAGGGCGCGTATGTGAAACTTCTGGGCGCAGAAGCCTTTATGGTGGGCATGCACATAAATCCGTATGAGTATTCGGGACTGGACAGGCCGGATCCCGACAGGGAGAGGCGTTTGCTGCTGCATAAAAGAGAGATTAAAAAAATAGGAGAGAAACAATCTCTTCAAAACTTGACAGTTGTTCCTCTTAGTTTGTATTTTAAACGTGGACTGGTTAAGTTAGAGATAGCGCTTGCC
This genomic interval from Candidatus Omnitrophota bacterium contains the following:
- a CDS encoding Na/Pi cotransporter family protein; its protein translation is MTTETLFMLMGGLGFFFFGMELMSDGLKKVSGEKLKAFLHSATKVPAMGVFVGAIVTCLIQSSSATTVMTVGFVNAGLLSLSQAITVVMGANIGTTFTAWLVSSMSIFKVTNYSLPAIGIGFMLMKFGKTRKARSFGQVILGFGLLFTGLSFMKDAFVPLKNSSYIINIFATLGQSPILGVLTGIIFTVLLQSSSATIAIVQVLAFNGVLGFPAAIAIVLGDNVGTTITAQLAALNTNIAAKRTAMAHTLFNVLGTAYMMFFLYTGLYEKAVYLIIPGEISSKSIMFYIAVAHSLFNIVNTIVFLPMVGWLEKISILMVPKKEGTVDIGTQYLEKHILATPGIALDMIKKETGYMLSLAAESVSLAFESFINNEVNNIKKVAKLEDAVDNLQSEITQYIVELSGKTLSEDENSQLPVLIHNVNDIERIGDHSENITELAERKIEEKLPLTAEAVLELDLMWAELNSMMTETGQLLAGSDISGAKNILEHEEKINRFQKNLKNGHVDRLNKGECNLKSGILFLDLVDNLEKIGDHLANITEGIMGDMQWKGQKHHQR